The proteins below come from a single Solea senegalensis isolate Sse05_10M linkage group LG2, IFAPA_SoseM_1, whole genome shotgun sequence genomic window:
- the sik1 gene encoding serine/threonine-protein kinase SIK1: protein MVIMTENSQGAQSSPAQGRPLQVGFYEIIRTLGKGNFAVVKLAKHKVTKTQVAIKIIDKTRLNPSNLEKIYREVQIMKLLNHPHIIKLYQVMETKDMLYIVTEYAKNGEMFDHLTSNGRLSEDEARKKFWQILTAVDYCHRHHIVHRDLKTENLLLDANMNIKLADFGFGNFYNAGEPLATWCGSPPYAAPEVFEGKEYEGPQLDIWSLGVVLYVLVCGSLPFDGPSLPALRQRVTEGRFRIPFFMSQDCENLIRKMLVVDPAKRISVAQIKQHRWMLADPTAAHNTLSHSLTEYNSNLGDYSEPVLGIMNTLGIDRQKTIESLQSSSYNHFSAIYYLLLERVREHRTQQLNRQCGTWSQRPRSTSDSTGPEVIMESTDSFRTTPFSVPAKNAPPVYSDVECDQGGLFQRVVFPVEASLNRLLWNRSISPNSLLETSISEEVKPRDLEEEEASQTLGPLLPPTTTSRRHTLAEVSARFHQCNPPCIVVSPSDGASSDSCLKSSSSPKPSLQAAMQEMSTPLASGAEGGALLPGGAPLALSSHLLPQAQGSLPAASFQEGRRASDTSLTQGLKAFRQQLRKNTRTKGLLGLNKIKGLTRQVVPPLPCNRGSRGSLGPALSEHRSMLEEVLHQQRMLQIQHQPQPQVQTAKAGPTQNPLLFLAQQQAPSPPSSTVFAPSSIFDNPTPTTMPPQQTSVGVQHGPWQQTLDNSSSSCCSSSSSCYSSSLSPVASAAYLLEARLHISQRPYPHLQSGLQLQSQAATHGTFPILSKPLGWSLGAGSSADPGVQELGLAAQQQQLSSCVMVK from the exons ATGGTGATCATGACAGAGAACAGCCAGGGGGCCCAGTCCAGCCCTGCCCAGGGACGGCCACTGCAGGTCGGCTTCTACGAGATCATCCGCACCCTGGGGAAAGGCAACTTTGCAGTGGTGAAACTGGCCAAACATAAAGTCACCAAAACACAG gTGGCCATAAAGATCATCGATAAGACCAGACTCAATCCCTCCAACCTGGAGAAAATCTACAGAGAGGTGCAGATTATGAAGCTGCTGAACCACCCCCATATCATCAAACTATACCAG gtcatggagaccaaagacATGCTGTACATTGTGACGGAGTATGCAAAGAATGGAGAGATGTTTG ACCACTTGACCTCAAATGGCCGCCTGAGTGAAGATGAGGCGCGAAAGAAGTTCTGGCAGATTCTTACAGCGGTGGACTACTGCCATCGACACCATATTGTTCACCGTGACCTAAAAACCGAGAACCTGTTGCTGGACGCCAACATGAATATAAAACTGGCTG ACTTTGGATTTGGAAACTTCTACAACGCGGGGGAGCCTCTGGCCACATGGTGTGGTAGTCCGCCTTATGCTGCCCCTGAAGTGTTTGAAGGGAAAGAGTATGAGGGGCCTCAGCTGGACATTTGG agccTCGGAGTGGTGCTTTATGTTCTTGTCTGTGGCTCTCTTCCATTTGATGGTCCCAGCCTTCCTGCACTCCGACAAAGAGTCACAGAGGGACGATTCAGAATCCCTTTCTTCATGTCCCAAG ACTGTGAAAACCTGATACGCAAGATGCTGGTGGTGGACCCAGCTAAGAGGATTAGTGTAGCCCAGATCAAGCAGCACCGCTGGATGCTGGCAGACCCAACAGCGGCCCACAATACCCtcagccattcactcacagaGTACAACTCCAACCTGGGAGACTACAGTGAACCCGTGCTGGGAATCATGAACACACTGGGCATCGACCGGCAGAAGACTATCGAg TctctgcagagcagcagctacaaTCACTTCTCTGCTATCTATTATCTCCTgctggagagagtgagagagcatcGCACCCAGCAGCTGAACCGCCAGTGTGGAACCTGGAGCCAGAGACCCAGGAGCACCTCCGACTCTACTGGCCCAGAG GTGATTATGGAGTCCACTGACAGCTTTAGGACCACACCGTTTTCAGTTCCAGCAAAAAATGCTCCCCCTGTGTACTCGGATGTTGAGTGTGATCAAGGTGGATTGTTCCAG cGAGTGGTGTTTCCAGTGGAGGCCAGTCTCAACAGATTGCTCTGGAATCGTTCCATTTCACCCAACAGCCTGCTGGAGACGAGCATCAGTGAAGAAGTGAAACCCAGAGAcctggaagaggaggaggcatcGCAAACCCTTGGCCCCCTGCTCCCTCCAACCACCACTTCACGCAGACACACTCTGGCTGAGGTGTCAGCCCGTTTCCACCAGTGCAACCCTCCAT GTATTGTGGTCAGTCCCTCTGATGGAGCCTCCTCTGACAGCTGTCTGAAGTCTTCATCCAGTCCCAAACCTTCTCTGCAGGCTGCTATGCAGGAGATGTCAACACCTCTGGCCTCTGGGGCAGAAGGTGGAGCTTTGCTGCCAGGCGGAGCCCCCCTGGCCCTCTCCTCCCACCTCCTTCCCCAGGCCCAGGGCAGCCTGCCTGCTGCCAGCTTCCAAGAGGGTCGTCGAGCCTCTGACACTTCCCTCACACAAG GTCTCAAAGCGTTCCGCCAGcagctgaggaaaaacacacgcACTAAAGGGCTTTTGGGATTAAATAAGATCAAGGGTCTGACAAGGCAGGTCGTCCCCCCGCTCCCCTGTAACCGCGGCAGCAGAGGGTCGCTGGGTCCGGCCCTTTCTGAGCACCGCAGCATGCTTGAGGAGGTGCTTCACCAACAGAG GATGCTGCAGATTCAACATCAGCCTCAGCCTCAAGTCCAAACAGCAAAGGCAGGACCTACACAGAATCCCCTGCTCTTTTTGGCCCAGCAGCAGGCACCCTCTCCTCCGTCTTCTACAGTGTTTGCTCCCTCCTCCATCTTTGACAACCCCACCCCAACGACCATGCCTCCTCAGCAAACTTCAGTGGGTGTACAGCACGGCCCCTGGCAACAAACCCTGGACAATTCCTCGTCCTCAtgctgctcctcatcctcctcatgcTATTCCTCTTCACTGTCCCCCGTGGCCTCCGCTGCTTACCTCCTCGAAGCTCGCCTGCACATTAGCCAGCGACCTTACCCTCACCTACAATCCGGCCTCCAGCTGCAGAGTCAGGCTGCAACACATGGCACCTTCCCCATCTTGTCCAAACCATTGGGGTGGAGCCTGGGTGCGGGCTCCAGCGCAGATCCTGGCGTGCAGGAGTTGGGACTGGctgcgcagcagcagcagctcagtagCTGCGTCATGGTGAAGTAA